One window of Populus nigra chromosome 5, ddPopNigr1.1, whole genome shotgun sequence genomic DNA carries:
- the LOC133693602 gene encoding aspartyl protease family protein 2-like, with translation MLSRSFIVLVLFLFFSGAFEAIAGIHDHGKNVKSNISTLAGIELPDHMSFNAVSSSTTNTGCNLDTSKKVKQSQTTVSQDDFDLLEDDDDDDEGGEEEKEAKQTVKLHLKHRSKDRKSEGKESFVESTNRDLARIQTLHTRIIEKKNQNDISRLNKDKERPEKQIKTVVATAASPESYGTGLSGQLMATLESGVTLGSGEYFMDVFIGTPPKHYSLILDTGSDLNWIQCVPCHDCFEQNGPYYDPKESSSFRNIGCHDPRCHLVSSPDPPLPCKAENQTCPYFYWYGDSSNTTGDFATETFTVNLTSPTGKSEFKRVENVMFGCGHWNRGLFHGASGLLGLGRGPLSFSSQLQSLYGHSFSYCLVDRNSDTNVSSKLIFGEDKDLLNHPELNFTTLVGGKENPVDTFYYVQIKSIMVGGEVLNIPESTWNMTSDGVGGTIVDSGTTLSYFTEPAYQIIKDAFVKKVKGYPIVQDFPILDPCYNVSGVEKVDLPDFGILFADGAVWNFPVENYFIRLDPEEVVCLAILGTPRSALSIIGNYQQQNFHVLYDTKKSRLGYAPMNCADV, from the coding sequence ATGTTGTCCAGGTCTTttattgttcttgttctttttttattcttctctgGTGCTTTTGAAGCTATCGCCGGAATCCATGACCACGGAAAGAATGTTAAATCCAACATCTCTACTCTTGCCGGCATCGAATTGCCTGATCATATGAGCTTCAATGCagtttcttcttcaacaacaaacACAGGTTGTAACCTGGATACTTCAAAGAAAGTCAAACAATCACAGACAACAGTCTCACAAGATGATTTTGATCTTCTTGAAgatgatgacgacgacgatGAAGGAGGGGAAGAGGAAAAGGAGGCTAAACAGACGGTCAAACTCCACTTGAAGCACAGGTCGAAGGATAGAAAATCTGAGGGCAAAGAATCTTTCGTGGAATCCACGAACCGGGACTTGGCTAGAATTCAGACTCTCCACACAAGGATCATTGAGAAGAAGAATCAAAATGACATTTCCAGGCTAAACAAAGATAAGGAGCGGCCGGAAAAGCAAATCAAGACGGTGGTTGCAACGGCAGCATCGCCTGAATCTTACGGAACTGGACTTTCCGGGCAGCTCATGGCGACTTTGGAGTCAGGGGTGACCCTTGGCTCTGGAGAGTATTTCATGGATGTGTTTATCGGTACCCCTCCTAAACACTactctttgattcttgataCTGGTAGTGACCTTAATTGGATTCAATGCGTTCCTTGTCATGATTGTTTTGAGCAAAATGGACCTTATTACGATCCTAAGGAGTCTAGTTCCTTTAGGAATATAGGTTGCCATGATCCTCGGTGTCATTTGGTTTCTTCTCCTGATCCTCCTCTGCCTTGCAAGGCTGAAAATCAGACATGCCCTTATTTCTATTGGTACGGTGATAGCTCTAATACAACCGGTGATTTTGCAACTGAAACATTCACGGTTAATCTCACATCGCCTACCGGGAAGTCAGAATTTAAGAGAGTGGAGAATGTTATGTTTGGCTGTGGTCATTGGAATAGAGGCTTGTTCCATGGGGCCTCAGGATTGTTAGGACTTGGGAGAGGGCCTCTTTCATTCTCGTCCCAGCTTCAGTCTCTATATGGTCACTCGTTTTCGTATTGCCTGGTTGACAGAAATAGTGACACTAATGTTAGCAGCAAGTTGATTTTTGGCGAGGATAAGGACCTCTTGAATCACCCAGAATTGAATTTCACTACATTGGTTGGGGGCAAAGAAAATCCAGTAGACACATTTTATTACGTTCAAATAAAATCGATCATGGTCGGAGGAGAAGTGCTGAACATCCCAGAGAGCACTTGGAATATGACCTCGGATGGTGTTGGGGGTACAATTGTGGATTCCGGCACCACACTTAGTTATTTCACAGAACCAGCCTATCAGATTATAAAGGATGCATTTGTTAAGAAGGTGAAGGGCTATCCAATTGTACAAGATTTTCCAATTTTGGATCCTTGCTACAATGTCTCTGGTGTTGAGAAGGTAGACTTGCCCGATTTCGGCATTCTGTTTGCTGATGGCGCAGTCTGGAATTTCCCCGTCGAGAACTACTTCATCCGGCTTGATCCAGAGGAAGTTGTTTGCCTGGCAATTTTGGGGACTCCTCGATCCGCTCTTTCAATAATTGGCAACTATCAGCAGCAAAATTTCCACGTTTTGTATGACACCAAGAAGTCTAGGCTGGGGTATGCACCAATGAACTGTGCAGATGTATGA